Proteins encoded by one window of Lathyrus oleraceus cultivar Zhongwan6 chromosome 1, CAAS_Psat_ZW6_1.0, whole genome shotgun sequence:
- the LOC127086958 gene encoding uncharacterized mitochondrial protein AtMg00810-like produces MKKQGYIQGQADHTLFTKFSHDGKVVVLIVYIDDIVLTGDDTVEMARVKEKLAVDFEIKDLGFMRYFLGMEVARSKNGIVVSQEKYILDLLKETGTSGYRPTDTLIDPNVKLWGEGNDYVDTGRYQRLVGKLIYLSHTRPDISFSISVVSQFMNSPFEEYLEAVYRILRYLKVNPGKGILFKKTSERNVFIFTDVDWAGSVTDRRLTSGYCTYVSGNLMTWRSNK; encoded by the coding sequence ATGAAGAAACAAGGGTACATCCAAGGACAGGCTGACCACACCTTGTTCACAAAGTTCTCCCACGATGGAAAAGTTGTTGTCCTGATTGTTTATATTGATGATATTGTCCTTACTGGAGACGATACAGTGGAAATGGCAAGAGTAAAAGAGAAATTGGCAGTAGACTTTGAAATCAAGGACCTGGGATTCATGAGATATTTTCTAGGTATGGAGGTTGCTCGGTCAAAAAATGGTATTGTGGTTTCACAGGAGAAATACATTCTAGACTTGTTGAAAGAAACGGGAACGAGTGGATATCGTCCTACGGATACCCTTATAGATCCTAATGTTAAACTTTGGGGAGAAGGTAATGATTATGTTGATACTGGGAGATATCAGAGATTGGTTGGGAAACTGATTTATTTGTCACACACCCGACCTGATATTTCTTTCTCAATTAGTGTAGTGAGTCAGTTTATGAATTCTCCTTTCGAGGAATATCTTGAGGCGGTTTATAGGATATTGAGATATTTGAAGGTAAATCCTGGAAAAGGAATACTTTTTAAGAAGACTAGTGAAAGAAATGTGTTTATCTTCACCGATGTCGATTGGGCAGGTTCAGTCACAGATAGAAGATTAACCTCTGGATATTGTACCTATGTTTCGGGTAATCTTATGACATGGAGGAGCAATAAATAA